One window from the genome of Leuconostoc suionicum encodes:
- a CDS encoding glycosyltransferase, with amino-acid sequence MAKILIVLENIELGGMKRATTVVGNALAARHEVTYYSFSDLPPFYELSAPLVVASPALRLTSDAHPFERYAQAIENFSLLAQRYDVVILAGGLLSSFAAVLKPKLPHTKLLGWMHNNITTYRDQYYAMMREEFIAGLRVLDAVVVLTDFDLGGFKKYNDHTVKIWNPLTIAPKGPSKLEKHIISFTARIAIQHKGIDFAVQLATKLPDDWQLAIAGGGMQEDMETFGQLINEYGAHEKIIYRGPLKDNELRDHYRNSSLFLQTSRWEGLPLVLVEAMSFGLPIIAMRQTGSAEVLNEGEFGVLVENGDIDAAAIAIQRLINSRQQQLDLAEKSLNRVRDFQIEPILKQWETLF; translated from the coding sequence ATGGCAAAAATTTTAATTGTGCTCGAAAATATTGAACTCGGGGGAATGAAGCGAGCAACAACTGTCGTCGGCAATGCACTGGCAGCAAGACATGAAGTTACCTATTATAGTTTTTCTGATTTACCACCGTTTTATGAATTGTCAGCACCTTTAGTTGTTGCTTCACCCGCGCTACGTCTAACAAGTGATGCGCATCCATTTGAAAGATACGCCCAAGCTATCGAAAATTTTTCACTTTTAGCACAGCGCTATGATGTGGTTATTTTAGCAGGCGGACTACTATCCAGTTTTGCAGCTGTCTTGAAACCGAAGTTGCCACATACAAAACTGCTTGGGTGGATGCATAACAACATTACGACATATAGAGATCAATACTATGCAATGATGCGCGAGGAATTTATAGCCGGCTTACGTGTTTTAGATGCAGTAGTGGTACTAACTGATTTTGATTTAGGTGGTTTTAAAAAATACAATGACCATACGGTTAAAATTTGGAATCCTTTGACAATTGCACCTAAAGGCCCTTCTAAATTGGAGAAACACATTATATCGTTTACGGCACGTATCGCTATTCAACACAAAGGAATTGATTTTGCCGTACAATTGGCCACCAAACTACCGGATGATTGGCAATTAGCAATTGCCGGGGGTGGGATGCAGGAGGATATGGAAACCTTTGGGCAATTAATCAATGAGTATGGGGCGCATGAAAAAATAATATATCGTGGTCCATTGAAAGATAATGAATTGCGTGACCATTATCGTAATTCAAGTTTATTTCTACAAACATCACGCTGGGAAGGATTACCGCTTGTTCTAGTTGAGGCTATGAGTTTTGGGTTGCCAATTATCGCTATGAGACAGACAGGTTCTGCAGAAGTATTAAATGAGGGTGAATTTGGGGTTTTGGTAGAGAACGGTGACATTGATGCTGCGGCTATAGCGATTCAACGGCTGATCAACAGTCGTCAGCAACAACTTGATTTAGCAGAAAAGTCCTTAAATCGTGTTCGTGATTTTCAAATCGAGCCCATTTTGAAGCAGTGGGAAACTTTATTTTAA
- a CDS encoding MerR family transcriptional regulator, whose product MDNCSPSHKKTAFDKLQFGIGDLARMTGVSTRQLRYWEKQGYVKALDRNDEQESRLYGFRAFLKVSIIKQHIDDGDTLRTAVIHADEHIDSAMITKHIMKQAFQFQGLEDFQGTVAVNMGYFDDDETQLLYVFLEDGKAKYRVVDSKK is encoded by the coding sequence ATGGACAATTGCAGCCCTAGTCACAAAAAAACAGCATTCGATAAGTTACAATTCGGGATTGGCGATCTTGCGCGGATGACAGGCGTGTCTACCCGACAACTACGTTATTGGGAAAAACAAGGTTACGTTAAGGCATTGGATCGCAATGATGAGCAAGAGTCCCGTTTGTACGGCTTTCGTGCATTCTTAAAGGTGAGCATTATTAAACAACACATTGATGATGGCGATACCTTACGTACAGCAGTGATCCATGCCGATGAACACATTGACAGTGCAATGATTACAAAGCATATTATGAAACAAGCATTTCAATTTCAGGGCCTAGAAGACTTCCAAGGCACTGTGGCTGTAAATATGGGTTACTTTGATGACGATGAGACACAATTGCTATACGTATTTTTAGAGGATGGTAAAGCCAAGTATCGCGTTGTCGATAGTAAAAAATGA
- a CDS encoding RluA family pseudouridine synthase yields the protein MKKWQYNFIITSQNSGQSVKELLIKWYVPQRIRGALRIKKHFSVNNTIVPTNYELRTGDQLQLNFDADDFRTSESNYLPNHQKSVNIIFENEDLVVVDKPAGMKMHPHSPTETDTLLNYLAGEFIQREVSDQPYMVHRIDRATSGLVIVAKNPVVVPILDRMLADKQITRTYVAWVSGVVQANHGTITAPIGIDASDDRKRAVDGKEAQAAVTHWWRMHTVFYSSLLRVQLSTGRMHQIRVHLASIGHPIVGDELYGGVHNDRMLLHSASIKITLPFDKGVRMITGPLPIDFPRQLR from the coding sequence ATGAAAAAGTGGCAGTATAATTTTATAATAACATCCCAGAATTCTGGTCAAAGTGTTAAGGAACTGTTGATAAAATGGTACGTGCCACAAAGAATTCGTGGCGCTTTGCGAATCAAAAAACATTTTAGTGTGAATAATACTATTGTACCTACCAACTATGAATTACGAACAGGGGATCAGTTGCAGCTTAATTTCGATGCAGATGACTTTCGTACCAGTGAATCAAACTATCTACCCAACCATCAGAAGTCGGTAAATATCATTTTTGAAAATGAAGACTTGGTTGTTGTTGATAAACCTGCAGGTATGAAAATGCATCCGCATTCGCCAACGGAAACTGATACTTTGTTGAACTATTTAGCAGGTGAGTTTATTCAGCGAGAGGTAAGCGATCAGCCTTATATGGTTCACAGGATAGATCGAGCAACTTCAGGTTTAGTAATTGTAGCAAAGAACCCCGTCGTAGTACCAATTCTAGATAGAATGTTAGCAGATAAACAGATTACACGAACTTATGTGGCATGGGTTAGTGGCGTGGTGCAAGCTAATCATGGTACAATCACAGCACCGATAGGAATTGACGCAAGCGATGATCGAAAACGTGCCGTTGACGGGAAAGAAGCCCAAGCAGCGGTGACACACTGGTGGCGAATGCATACGGTGTTTTACAGTTCATTACTACGGGTGCAATTAAGTACAGGACGCATGCATCAAATTCGCGTGCATTTAGCTAGTATAGGACACCCTATTGTTGGGGATGAGCTATACGGTGGTGTACACAATGACCGTATGCTACTACATTCAGCATCCATAAAAATTACGTTACCGTTTGATAAGGGAGTAAGAATGATTACAGGACCACTCCCAATTGATTTTCCAAGACAGCTACGATAA
- a CDS encoding MIP/aquaporin family protein translates to MRKYIAEFLGTFMLVFFGTGSVVYSAATTQSAITVGLAFGLSLAVAIYAFGHISGGHFNPAVSLAMAIQKRLPWVTFIGYVIAQLLGAIVASAAVYGGVTAYLKSSTVTTALSGQSMTVKQFVTLAGLGQTNFSDGSGWYAFAFELVLTFLFVLVIAIVTKLNNVPAPFIIGIWLAVLVVVVLPITGGAFNPARALAPAIFVQGKALTHVWVYLVADLLGGALAAFAANFLDKKEEVASTPKEVKETKKA, encoded by the coding sequence ATGCGTAAGTATATCGCAGAATTCCTTGGAACATTTATGTTGGTGTTCTTTGGAACTGGTAGCGTTGTTTATTCAGCAGCTACAACACAATCGGCCATCACTGTCGGTTTGGCATTCGGTCTTTCATTAGCTGTTGCCATCTATGCCTTTGGTCATATCTCAGGTGGACATTTTAACCCTGCCGTTTCATTGGCAATGGCTATTCAAAAGCGTTTACCATGGGTAACATTTATTGGCTATGTGATTGCACAATTGCTTGGTGCTATTGTTGCTTCCGCTGCTGTTTATGGCGGTGTAACAGCTTACCTGAAATCATCAACTGTAACCACTGCTTTGTCTGGTCAATCAATGACTGTGAAACAATTCGTAACCTTAGCTGGTCTAGGACAAACAAACTTCTCTGATGGTTCAGGTTGGTATGCATTTGCATTTGAACTTGTATTAACATTCTTGTTCGTTTTGGTAATTGCAATTGTTACTAAGTTAAATAACGTACCTGCACCATTTATTATCGGTATCTGGTTAGCTGTGTTAGTTGTTGTTGTATTGCCAATTACTGGTGGTGCATTCAACCCTGCACGTGCCTTAGCTCCTGCAATCTTTGTTCAAGGTAAAGCACTTACTCACGTATGGGTTTACCTTGTTGCTGACCTACTTGGTGGTGCCTTGGCAGCATTTGCTGCTAACTTCCTTGATAAAAAAGAAGAAGTTGCAAGTACACCAAAAGAAGTTAAAGAAACTAAAAAAGCATAA